One Cucurbita pepo subsp. pepo cultivar mu-cu-16 chromosome LG11, ASM280686v2, whole genome shotgun sequence DNA window includes the following coding sequences:
- the LOC111806175 gene encoding probable ADP,ATP carrier protein At5g56450, translating into MRVEDADDLEMGDSRSVPISPRAYKWMVNFHRDLLAGAFMGGLVHTIVAPIERAKLLLQTQESNLAIVGVGRRRFKGMFDCIFRTVREEGVLSLWRGNGSSVIRYYPSVALNFSLKDLYKDMLRNSFVDGHFLSGPSANFIAGAAAGCSTLILIYPLDISHTRLAADIGRTDVRQFRGICHFLATIHKKDGIGGIYRGLPASLQGMVVHRGLYFGGFDTMKEILVEQSKSELALWKRWGVAQVVTTSAGLLSYPFDTVRRRMMMQSGLDKAMYNSTLDCWKTIYRKEGVSSFYRGAVSNMFRSTGAAAILVLYDEVKKFMKWGGL; encoded by the exons ATTTCCATCGGGATTTGTTGGCGGGGGCTTTCATGGGCGGACTTGTACACACAATCGTTGCCCCAATTGAGAGGGCGAAGCTTCTGTTACAGACCCAAGAGAGCAATCTGGCGATTGTTGGGGTTGGGCGAAGGAGGTTCAAGGGTATGTTCGATTGTATTTTTCGCACCGTTCGAGAAGAAGGCGTTCTCTCTCTATGGAGAGGCAATGGAAGCAGTGTTATTCGCTATTACCCTTCTGTTGCCCTCAATTTTTCTCTTAAG GATCTATATAAAGACATGTTAAGGAATAGCTTTGTAGATGGTCACTTTCTTTCTGGTCCATCAGCCAATTTTATAGCTGGGGCAGCTGCTGGTTGTTCAACATTGATTTTAATATACCCTTTAGATATTTCGCACACTCGCCTTGCTGCCGATATCGGAAGAACCGACGTCCGACAGTTTCGAGGCATCTGCCATTTCCTTGCTACCATACACAAGAAGGATGGGATTGGAGGGATTTACAGGGGCCTTCCAGCCTCTCTACAAGGAATGGTGGTGCACAGAGGCCTTTATTTTGGAGGCTTTGACACCATGAAAGAGATTTTGGTAGAACAGTCTAAATCAGAGTTGGCTCTATGGAAGCGTTGGGGAGTGGCTCAAGTGGTCACAACCTCTGCTGGATTGTTGTCGTATCCATTCGACACGGTTAGAAGGCGAATGATGATGCAATCCGGGCTGGATAAGGCAATGTACAATAGCACCCTAGACTGCTGGAAGACGATTTATCGAAAGGAGGGAGTTAGTTCTTTCTATCGAGGCGCTGTTTCGAACATGTTCAGAAGTACAGGTGCAGCTGCGATCCTTGTTTTGTACGACGAGGTGAAGAAGTTCATGAAATGGGGCGGGTTGTAA